The Candidatus Binataceae bacterium genome includes a region encoding these proteins:
- a CDS encoding glycerol-3-phosphate dehydrogenase/oxidase: MASGLNRERSLERFRDQEFDLAVIGGGINGAAIARDAAMRGLKVALIERGDFAGATSSRSSKLIHGGFRYLPQGQLRLVFHALRERERLRRRTAPHLVKPIRFLFPVYRGRGFGRFTMAMGLFLYDFFARTPRGERHESLGAARVREYEPTLSRSGLKGGALYYDAWAEDSRVTFENVLDASLHGAAIANYTAVEGFARRDGFLASASVSDLRGGAACELRARHFVNAAGPWVDHIRRMDDPAANPSIRTTKGVHLVFQRAMIPVRESLVLGDSNGRIVFVMPHDRYVLVGTTDTDYTGDPAAVAAEPGDITYLLGVLGESLPGIKLTADDVVASFAGLRALVVAEGKGAPSSVPREEEILRSAAGLFSVAGGKLTTHREIAEKVVNAVMREMGRAIKPSPTRDTPLPGARKLDRSETGDALAKLPR, from the coding sequence GTGGCGTCAGGGTTAAATCGCGAGCGCAGTCTCGAGCGGTTCCGCGACCAAGAATTCGATCTCGCCGTAATCGGCGGCGGAATCAACGGCGCCGCCATCGCGCGCGACGCTGCGATGCGCGGGCTCAAGGTTGCGCTGATAGAGCGCGGCGACTTCGCCGGCGCAACGTCCTCGCGATCGTCGAAGCTGATTCATGGCGGCTTCCGCTACTTGCCGCAGGGCCAGCTTCGCCTTGTTTTTCACGCATTGCGCGAGCGCGAACGGCTGCGGCGTCGTACTGCGCCTCATCTCGTCAAGCCGATTCGCTTCCTCTTTCCCGTCTATCGCGGGCGCGGCTTCGGCCGCTTCACGATGGCGATGGGACTTTTCCTCTACGATTTCTTCGCGCGGACTCCGCGCGGCGAGCGTCATGAAAGTCTCGGTGCGGCGCGCGTGCGCGAATACGAGCCAACACTCAGCCGCAGCGGATTGAAGGGCGGGGCGCTCTACTACGATGCGTGGGCGGAAGACTCGCGGGTCACGTTCGAGAATGTTCTCGACGCGAGCCTGCATGGCGCGGCGATCGCGAATTACACCGCCGTCGAGGGATTCGCCAGGCGCGACGGATTCCTCGCCAGTGCGAGTGTGAGCGACCTGCGCGGCGGCGCGGCCTGCGAGCTGCGCGCGCGACATTTTGTCAATGCTGCCGGACCCTGGGTCGATCATATACGGCGCATGGACGATCCCGCGGCGAATCCCAGTATCCGCACGACCAAGGGCGTCCATCTCGTGTTCCAGCGCGCAATGATCCCGGTGCGCGAGTCGCTGGTGCTGGGCGATTCGAACGGGCGCATCGTCTTCGTCATGCCGCACGATCGCTACGTGCTGGTCGGAACGACCGACACCGATTATACCGGCGATCCGGCCGCGGTCGCGGCCGAGCCCGGCGACATCACCTACCTACTCGGCGTGCTCGGCGAGAGCCTGCCCGGGATCAAGCTCACGGCTGACGACGTCGTCGCGAGCTTTGCCGGTCTGCGCGCGCTGGTGGTTGCGGAAGGCAAGGGCGCGCCGTCATCGGTGCCGCGCGAGGAGGAGATTCTGCGCAGCGCCGCGGGATTGTTCTCGGTTGCCGGAGGTAAGCTGACGACGCATCGCGAGATCGCCGAGAAAGTCGTGAACGCTGTGATGCGCGAAATGGGGCGCGCAATCAAACCCTCTCCCACCCGCGATACTCCTCTGCCAGGCGCGCGCAAACTCGATCGCAGCGAGACAGGCGATGCGCTCGCCAAGCTGCCGCGCGA